The following are encoded in a window of Torulaspora globosa chromosome 4, complete sequence genomic DNA:
- a CDS encoding substrate-binding domain-containing protein translates to MTPLRVGYVPEHFSTPLQFAQKHGFFSRQGLQITLIPYPSGTGHMISSLNSQELDVAIGLTEAFVRGLLADPAQPPSYEIVSTYVSSPLNWAVSTGVNRDDVTELSQLEGAKIGVSRIGSGSYVMSYVLAQQQRFERDPPFADWPVCDTFEGLRRAVNSGQCDAFMWEYFTTRAHYEGPHRDLKMIGNILTPWASWVVVKNTKIGRETMDRFQAAVRDGIEYFENHTEEAIQYISQQLPYSEQDARDWLETVEFEVGDSRDPMEKAERVLRVCGVLPGRTENAEATPGSQ, encoded by the coding sequence ATGACGCCTCTCAGAGTCGGCTACGTGCCGGAACACTTCTCCACGCCGCTTCAGTTTGCCCAGAAGCACGGGTTTTTCTCCCGCCAGGGCCTCCAGATAACGTTGATCCCATACCCCAGCGGCACCGGCCACATGATAAGCTCTTTGAACTCGCAGGAGCTCGACGTTGCCATCGGGCTCACCGAGGCGTTTGTCCGCGGTCTGCTAGCGGATCCCGCCCAGCCGCCAAGCTACGAAATTGTCTCCACGTACGTGTCGTCGCCGCTCAATTGGGCCGTGTCGACGGGCGTCAACAGAGACGACGTGACCGAACTGAGCCAGCTGGAGGGCGCCAAGATAGGCGTGTCGCGCATCGGAAGCGGCTCGTACGTGATGTCCTACGTGTTGgcccagcagcagcgcTTCGAGCGTGACCCGCCCTTTGCCGACTGGCCCGTTTGTGACACGTTCGAGGGTCTCCGCAGGGCGGTCAACAGCGGCCAATGCGACGCGTTCATGTGGGAATACTTCACCACGCGCGCCCACTACGAGGGACCTCACAGGGATCTCAAGATGATCGGAAACATCCTGACACCCTGGGCCTCGTGGGTCGTGGTCAAGAACACAAAGATCGGCCGGGAGACCATGGACCGTTTCCAAGCCGCAGTGCGCGACGGGATCGAGTACTTCGAGAACCACACCGAAGAGGCGATCCAGTACATCAGCCAGCAGTTACCCTACAGCGAACAGGACGCACGTGACTGGCTTGAAACGGTGGAGTTTGAAGTTGGTGATTCACGTGACCCAATGGAAAAAGCAGAGCGGGTGCTTCGGGTGTGCGGAGTTTTGCCCGGTCGAACGGAGAACGCCGAGGCGACCCCGGGTTCGCAGTAA
- the DCP2 gene encoding decapping enzyme complex catalytic subunit (ancestral locus Anc_2.155), with protein sequence MSLPLRPALENVSSVDRALEDLLVRFIINCPPEDLSSVERELFHFEEASWFYTDFIKLLNPSLPSLKIKSFAQHIIRLCPLVWKWDIKADEALQKFSKYKKSIPVRGAAIFNEKLSKILLVQGTESDSWSFPRGKISKDEDDVACCIREVREEIGFDLTEYLDEDQFIERNIQGKNYKIFIVKGVPEDFDFKPQVRNEIEKIEWRDFKKMSKTMHKSNVKYYLVNSMMRPLSMWLRRQKHVKNDDQLKQYAEEQLKLLLGITREEQTDPGRDLLNMLHTAVQSKDEKIEPLQTLQNEAAANTVSQIGSQTIPIGSSPHQFPGMHPFAPFPYVNGSLPFMNPMMMAAPAVAPVPNHHNGFAQMNQPAANVSTPEPSSLAKPVLAQQQPQTSSNSRQLLDLLNARKNDTQPRSLRTQGSSGPADKAGEGANISDSQSLMNILKNPTVKQSQSEPHSEYRMQQPPPQVPEEEATLQDESADDGYEEFESDSQEEVEAENELEEEEEEAIEKVQSPEEPAVGFENHDVLKENIFKAEEVPHIDERSESAKSIDGVVQSAEKPKPKPKFKLLRRGENLEDILPGTKPMKEAKPASPSSSQESNRSPNSLLQLLKKPPSVSAPNEKKQSPEEEIMAMIQSHKKAEDSSNASAYNYDMVTNPASGHLSGGLEVKNVVNGTEPIGSAQSASADLLELLKRPKGVQNSEYVGNASSQEPAQSIPHGSDYAYGKQSSNELLNILHRQR encoded by the coding sequence ATGTCTTTGCCTCTGCGACCCGCTTTGGAGAATGTTTCCTCCGTTGACCGGGCGTTGGAAGACTTATTGGTTCGTTTCATTATCAATTGTCCGCCAGAGGATCTGTCGAGTGTTGAGAGAGAGCTTTTCCACTTCGAGGAAGCTTCGTGGTTTTATACGGATTTTATCAAACTGTTGAATCCGAGCTTGCCGTCGctcaagatcaagtcgTTTGCGCAACACATCATTAGGCTTTGTCCGCTTGTGTGGAAATGGGATATTAAGGCGGACGAAGCGCTTCAGAAGTTTTCGAAATACAAGAAGAGCATCCCGGTACGGGGAGCTGCGATTTTCAATGAGAAGTTGTCCAAGATTTTGCTTGTGCAGGGGACGGAGTCGGACTCGTGGTCGTTCCCGCGGGGAAAGATCTCgaaggatgaggacgatgTTGCGTGCTGCATACGTGAGGTCAGAGAGGAAATAGGGTTTGATCTGACGGAGTATCTCGACGAGGATCAGTTCATCGAACGGAATATCCAGGGCAAGAACTATAAGATCTTCATCGTGAAAGGTGTTCCTGAGGATTTCGATTTCAAGCCGCAGGTGAGGaatgagattgaaaagatcgagTGGCGcgatttcaagaagatgtcaAAGACTATGCATAAGTCAAACGTGAAATACTATCTTGTGAATTCGATGATGAGGCCACTGTCAATGTGGTTGAGGCGCCAGAAGCATGTCAAGAATGATGATCAACTGAAACAGTATGCGGAGGAGCAATTGAAACTACTGCTTGGCATCACGAGAGAGGAGCAGACAGACCCTGGCAGGGATTTGCTCAATATGTTGCACACGGCCGTGCAGTCGAAGGACGAGAAGATAGAGCCGCTGCAAACTTTGCAAAACGAGGCTGCAGCTAATACAGTGTCACAGATTGGCTCGCAGACCATACCTATTGGTTCATCGCCACATCAGTTCCCCGGAATGCATCCATTTGCGCCTTTCCCCTATGTTAACGGTTCGTTGCCGTTCATGAACCCAATGATGATGGCCGCGCCCGCCGTGGCGCCAGTTCCGAACCATCATAATGGTTTTGCACAGATGAACCAGCCGGCGGCTAACGTCTCCACCCCAGAACCCTCTTCCTTGGCAAAACCCGTTTTAGCACAGCAACAACCGCAAACGTCTTCGAATTCGAGACAATTACTTGACTTGCTCAATGCCAGGAAAAACGATACCCAGCCTCGATCCTTGCGGACACAGGGCTCTAGCGGGCCCGCTGATAAAGCTGGCGAAGGAGCCAATATCTCTGATTCCCAGTCGCTGATGAACATTCTCAAGAATCCCACTGTAAAACAATCGCAGTCAGAGCCGCATAGCGAGTACAGAATGCAACAGCCTCCACCGCAAGTGCCGGAAGAGGAAGCTACTCTGCAGGATGAGTCAGCAGATGATGGTTACGAAGAATTCGAAAGTGATTCTCAGGAAGAAGTTGAGGCGGAGAAcgaattggaagaagaagaagaagaggcgATTGAAAAAGTACAAAGCCCAGAGGAACCCGCTGTTGGCTTCGAAAACCACGACGTTTTAAAGGAAAATATCTTCAAGGCAGAGGAAGTTCCGCATATTGATGAAAGGAGTGAAAGCGCTAAATCGATAGATGGTGTTGTACAGTCGGCAGAAAAACCTAAACCAAAACCTAAGTTCAAGTTGCTGAGACGTGGGGAGAACTTGGAGGACATTCTACCTGGTACTAAGCCAATGAAGGAAGCTAAACCAGCGTCTCCCAGTTCTAGCCAAGAGTCAAATCGATCACCTAACTCTCTGCTGCAGTTACTGAAAAAGCCTCCATCTGTCTCAGCACCGAATGAGAAAAAACAGTCTCccgaggaggaaatcaTGGCTATGATTCAGAGCCACAAGAAAGCGGAAGACTCCTCGAATGCGTCTGCATATAATTATGATATGGTAACAAATCCGGCATCGGGCCATCTTTCAGGAGGTTTGGAGGTAAAAAATGTGGTCAACGGA